ATCATTACACTGTTATTGTTAGGCCTATGAACTAATTTGTATAATAAGACTTAAAGTTGCCCTGGGAATTATATCCCAATTACTTGTCTCTTAAACGAGTGAGGGTTGTTTCAGTGAGTTTTTCGACTGTTTTTGCTCGAATTTCTCTAGAGAGGAAATGTGAGTTTAGCAGGAGGATCTTGGTCTTTATGCAGaagatttgacattttaaagtttcCCTAATAAAACCTCTTTGCATCTCATTTACAGACCGAGTTTGTCAGCAGCAAGGCCTCTCCCTCTGGGTGCCCTTCCAGAACGCAGCCACAGCTGTCACTAACCTGTACAAAGGCAAGTTCCAGTTTCCTCGTTATTTTTCAAGTCCTCAATCGATGTAGTATTTAAATGACTTCAGATTTCCCTAACAACATTTGTCCTTGTCTGTCATCAGAGAGTATGGAGGCCCGTCAGCGGAGCTATGAACTGGGCATACACTTAGGCTACCAGCGCAGAAATAAGGAGGTTATTGCATGGGTAAAGAAACGCAGAAGAACGATCAGGCGAGAGGATCTCATCAGCTTCCTGTGTGGCAAAGTCCCCCCCCCAAGGACAGGTCGGGCCCCACCTAGGGTTGCCATGGTTTCTGCAAGCCGACCAGCGCCCCCTGAGACAGGCAGCTCTGTGGAGACCGACCTGCAGCCCTTCAGAGAGGCCATTGCACTGCACGGTGAGTCAAGAGGCTTTGCTCAGTTTGCATCTGTTTCATTAGAATGATGTGATGCTTGATTGCATACTGTATGCTGTAGCCTTATCCATTTTTTGTGTCTTTCCAGGTCTTAGCGGTGCCATGGCGAGCATTTCTGTGCGCTCGGGTCCTCCGGGTTCCCCAACCCATCCCGCCCAGTCCCTCAGCCGTCGTAGGAACGGCCTTCATGACGTGGACCTCAACACCTTCATCGCTGAGGAGATGGCGCTTCATTTGGATTCCACGGCCAATCGCAAACGCGGCCCTGCCCCCTGTAGTGACGTCATCACAGACTCACCCACTCATAAACGTAACAGGATGCTCTGAACTTTTCCTACACCACTAatccctcctctgtcctctcctcggTGGCCGACTGGACAGCTGATGAGGACTGATGCCTTGGCCAACCATTGAAATCTTCCTCCTATTCATCTTAGTTGCAATGctacaaataaagaaaacctTCCTTATTACCAACCCACATAGTTCTCCCCTTCTTTGTTTCCCACCACCCGACACCTGTTGTCTCAGACATCCTCCATGTTTGGGTTGTAGTCTTTATGAGAGtatgtttctttcctttttgtttggTTTCCCACCGTAGACCTAATACAGAAGCGAGCACACGTCACTCTTGAAATCCTTAAACTGCAGAATGTTGCATTTAGACATTGTTCATGGCCGGGTTCCTTTGTGCTTCACATCCAATTATGAGATGATCCGGGCTGTCGCCTTCTGTTTGCTGTCCTCTTCCCCGACCTCCCTCAAAtgtacttcctcctcctgctctgtggagTGCTGGCCAGACCAGGCCGGACTGAAGCTCGGGCTCCATGGGGCTGAGCGGCCCTGCTGTGCGGCTCCACTCAAAACGCTtctcattctgctgctgctttgtgttttttgcatATCTGACAGCAGAACTGCCACTTACTGTGTTGTACTCGTCTTTGCCTTTGAGAAAGCTGCTACAGTATCTCTGGTTGTTGTGcaacagtgagtgtgtgtgtgtttgagtatgtgtgtgcgcttgtggaTGCAGGGTTCTGCATCAGCACCCACTCGACCCAATTTTCTGTTTTACTTAAATTCATCCTTTTCTCTTTAGTTGCTCTTTGCAGCCCAAACCAGGGTTTTATCACAAAGCAGGTCAGTCCGATTCACACAGGTCGTGGTGACCATCGCTCACTGTTAGTTCTCAACTTGAATGGTGGGATGACAAGAGTAAGCaagatttattttcatcacttttCTTTGCTCGAGAACCATTGTCCCAAATCGTATTTaagtttttgtatttagttTCCAAATACCGAAACATTTAGTTTCCCCTCAGCATTGGACTTTAACATAAAGACGAGTATCAGTGTTTCAAATCTTGCATTTTACCGAAATCATGTTTACATTTGTCCCACTGATAAGAACCCCAACAGATGCTTTGTTTCCATTCTGTCTCTTGTACTTCAGAAACGACACTTTGACACTTGTGATTTCAGCTTTAAACAGAAGTTACCTGTTAATTAACAGGGGGCCAACGGCTGTGATGCTTTGTTTTGTCTCGTCAGTTCCTGGACTATTGGGTGTGATGGTTCGACGAGGCTAGGGCCACTTGTTTTTTGCTAGTTTCACACACTGCTTTGTGATACAATcttgtgtaatgtgtgtaaatAACATGTAGGTGCTGTTATATGTGGTACATATTGTAAAAAGAAGTGCAAATCCATTGGGATGTCCATGTACAATAACAATTCTgacattaaagaaaaataaagagtttaaCTAAGTTGTCtggtttcctgtttgttggATTTGATTTTCTACGCAGAACTTTCACAGCAGCCATttgaaattacattacattctTTACATAGGTAAAGAGTTGTTTTTGATGACATTAATCAAGGTTCTGTTCTATTGGAGGAAAACCTTTATTGATGTGACTTCTCCCTTCatgtcaaaatggctgctgAGAAAACCATATGTCTATGATTAACATCGCTCCGAGTGCATTGTTCCTTTTAGTTCTTTAATTTCTCCCCTTGAAAGAAACCGGCTGTCAGTGTATTTTCATAATTTCTCAGAAAGCATGAGAACAAGGGATCTGCTGAAAGGAGAACGTGTGTTTATCACTGTTTATGCTTCACAGTGGAGGTTGTCAACAAACTCAACAAATCTGAGAACAATGTGTAGTTTACGTTTCCAACACATGAGGGCGACACAGACTGCATTGTATCTTCTTAGctaaaaacatacacacacaaacacaaatatacaggGACCTGAAATGCCacaacaatagaataaaatattgaTCATATAAAATAAGCACTGTTCCATTCAAATATTGGTTTTAAACATGTGGAAGCACATTTAAATAGCAAGTCAATTCAAAGTGCCTTACACAAGgtgacacacaaaaaacatttagataGAAATTCGAATagaagtcaaataaaaaagatcTAAAGTTCAAAAGACATTGATGGTGATTGAATAAAAGATAGAGAGGTAGTCACGCTTGATTTAAAAGATCTGGGAGTTCTGTCCTCACACTGAAAGAAGACCAGACGACCTGAGGGGTCTGGATGCAGCAAACCAGAAAAACCTAATTTATTTTACTTCAGTGTAAAGATCCGACAACTGAAGCGATACGATTCTCTTTGTTCGTATTCGTCAGGAATTGCTTCAGGGAGGCCTGTAAATAAACCCTATTCCTAATGTAATCGAACTTGTTATCAgtttgaaaacagatttttaaataattttactATTTTTAACTTGAAATTGACCCTTTTAAAGATGGGTGATAACAGCAGCTTTCAGAGCCTGTGGGAGCACAACACAAGAGATGTTTTGACAATCTTTGGAAGATCTGATGCCGTGAAATGAGGAATATGTGTGAAAAATCCAGTTGACAGAATATCGAGGCAGCAGGAAGAGAATTTCAGATTTTGAAGCtgatttaaatgcaaatgttcCTCACATGGCGGAACTGACTGCTGGTCTGTTTCTCTGAAAGTTTCATTGCAGGCCCAGTGGACAGAAGTTCAAGGATCACGGACATAACAGTATTCGTGAGCCTGTTGATGGTCGAACGTCTGTAACTCCAGACTGTCTCTTTTCAGTCTTTCTTCAGTCTTTCTTCAGTCTAACCAGAGATttgcttctttttatttttttgttaaagcCCATTTGGTTCCCAACAGAATCATTTCTTTGCTTTGTGCTTGTTAATACGATTTTTTTTCAGGCGATTCTTAATTCCATAATTCGTTTTTCTGTCAATCCAAATATATTTATGCTTCCAAAATGGAGAAGATTAATTTGGCTAAGTATAATTTCCACATTGGGAGATTTGCTGAAGGACAAATCAAGATTATATAACAATTATATAATCTCACAGAGGGAAACAAGTCAAAACTAATTAGGGGTAACAGAGAAGCGTAAACTGTAATAACTACTGATTTAATCTGTGGCCTTTCAGCAGTTACCTTGTGTGTCAGTCACACAACTGATAATGAGGTCACCTTTGCATTAACATCTGTTAACATCATGAAGTGTATATATGCTGAGTcatgttcttttgttttcaggCTTCAAATGTACAGATTTCAGTGACCAGGCCTGGAAATCAATATCACAAGCACAGGAAAAAATTTTCTGCCTTAAGTTTGAATCAAAAATGATTCATCAAAAAACCCTAAAGTTAATTGATTTGATCTTTTTCCAAATCTATCGTCCAAATCGGCCTTAACCATTCCCACCAAAAACTAaaaattttttttgttgtatcaCTGCCACAAACGTTTCCAACATTCATACCTCACTGAACCACACTATAACTAGTTCATTTTGATATTCTATACACTCGTTCTTTAACTGAATTTGTTAGTTGTCCAAAATCTCCCAATGATATGACTGCATTGTCCTTTAATCAATAACATGCAAAGCATTAAGAATTCAAAATGTTGTGCTCAACTTTAAACTTGAAGGAAAAATGAAGACACCCTATGCTCCACAAAACTCCTTTCAATCAACAGAAGAATGATAAAACCCCGCCCCCTTTCTGATCCCTTAAACTAACTATCACAAAGCGCCTAAAATGAGGCAACAACGTCTTTAGTGATTCTGTAACAAAAAtgttaagaaaataaatcctgttCCATTCCCACTCCTTAACATGTTGTATTCCCTTGTGTCCCTAAGATGCactttttggtttttaattaaaatgcagctAATTGAGTGTAAAAGGGAATATTTCTCTCTCTAGCATCACCACCTGCTGGTCGTTTTGGTTTAtcattaaagttgttttattgtgttggcaTACTGTGATATTCTGAACTATCCCAGGTTCAAACTGCACCGtcttttcattaaataaatttgaAGTGGAAAATGTTTCTGGATTTTGGTCTCGGCTTGTCATTAAGGGGATGATGGTGGGTCCCGAATCCAGACCAGCTGAGAACCACTGCTTTAGGAGTGTTTGGTTGCATGTCTCCCTCTGATCTGACAGCAGGTTTGACCTCAGtgccagcaaacacacacacacacacacacacacacacacacacacacacacacacacacacacacacacacacacacacacagactcacacctgCTCTCAGAAACTATAAACCCTGCTGTCTGTCTTCCCTTAATCACTGCCAAGGAACCTCTAGATCTGCACACACCATGTgccaacaacagacacacacttgacctCACACTGTAAGGGAAAGCAAACGCCAGCATTTGATCCCCTGACTCTGCCCCGTCCATCAGGGCTGCGGAGGACAAAGAGAGgatgtctctcctcctcctttcctctgctAACACTGCATatagttgtttgtgtttcatcatgTATCTGAAGGCTCTGAAGGCTGCGATGTGATGGAACCatggaagaggagcagagctgaCCGCAAGCTGTTTCACACTTCAAAAgaagcactgtgtgtgtgtgtgtgtgtgtgtgtgtgtgtgtgtgtgtgtgtgtgtgtgtgactgaggcagagagagagagagagagagagagagagagagagagagagagagagagagagagagagagggagagaaagagagataacgAGAAGCAACAAGTGTCTGAATGTTCCAGAAAACCCCTCGAAGATGGCCATCTGGGCTGCGCTGAtatcagctcacacacacacacacacgcacacacacacacacacacacacacccacacacacacacacacacacacacacacacacacacacacacacataaacgcaCACATATAGGTGTCTCCTAGGATGCCGTCTGGTCTGAAAGAGAGTTGGTGGTGTCTTGTGAACCtttgcagagacacacaaacacacacacacacacacacacacacacacacacacacacacacacacacacacacacacacacacacacacacacacacagtgggttTGTGTGGGCTTGACCATTAGGGAGTCTTCAATGGCAGACAGCTGGCGATCAGTGATGCACCGGTTGTCCCTGGTGTGCACGTCAGGATGTGCGCCGACGTACACAGCGTAAACACAATGGCTAATGGTAATTGCTGCACCAGTTTGCGCTAATTGATAGAGGACGGGCGTGCTTATACTctcacgcaaacacacacacacacacacacacacacacacacacacacacacacacacacacacacacacacacacacacacacacacacacacacacacacacattaacacattagCGCATGCACATAAACAGAAGCCAATCGGGCAGACTGAGAATGTGTCCCCAGAGAGATAGAGCAGCCGGAGAGCCCGGGTGGGAGATGGAGAGGTGGCGGAGGAGagtgggaaggaggaggaggagaaggaggaagaggaggaggaggaggaggaggaggaggaggaggaggaggaggaggaggaggaggaggaggaggaggagaggttaaACACTCCCCAGAGACAGCTGCTCGTCAGGGCGCATGGGCCACGGCAGGTGAGCGGTGCGTGGCGtgcatgaaaacacaatgtCTGGGAGATTGTCTCCTATTTTTGGgtctcctctgtttgtgtgagtgttctcctcctcttcaaaaggaacccccccaccccctcacgcccccccccttccctccatcctttcctctcaaacgtcaacacacacacacacacacacacacagacacacacacacacacaccagatctTCAGAGCTCCCTGTGCACCAGCATGTCCCTGTCTCCCACAAACGCCAtggagcaagaaaaaaaaaaacctaaccCATGAGCTGATCACCATAGCAACACGTTATATATCTTCCAGCAGTATTTATCCAATCCAGAGAGGAggggttgtggtggtggtggtggtggtggggtggaTGGAGAGGGGAGgtagaggtggtggtggtggtgatggtcgtgtgtgtgtgtgtgtgtgtgtgtgtgtgtgcgtgtgtgtgtgtgtgtgtgtgtgttgtgtgggcTGTGATGCAACTCCTCCAAAAAACCCAAACGGTCATTACTgaagcagaggctgcagtttgCGTGAGAGGCCACATGGCGGCAGCAGAGTCCAGCGCAGCATCACCAGGCAGCATCATCCCCTCAGGACCAGTGGCTTTCAGTCATGTGCCAAGCAGGGCTCACAGGGCTGCaggtcccccccccacacacacacacaagacccTACCAACACCAGCTTGTTCCAGTGTTTATCAGAGGACACATCAATATGTCAACTTTCAAACAAAATCTCCACGGCAACATAAGTGATAAACCACCGGATTGGACAGGTAAATAAAAGAAAGGTTCCAGTGCAATCCTCCAAAACCAGCTCCTACACCAGTGGGATGCAGAGCACGTATTAACAGACTGAGGAAATgattgaggaggagaagaaagaagaaaatgaatggTAGGGCAGAAAGAGAGCAGGAATGATTGCAAGGTCCCCCCCCCTATCCCATCCCTCCTCCCCGAGCATAAGGATTAGATGTTGTGCTGCTGGCTGCAGATGGGTTTGGGCTTGATTCTGAATGCGTGTGCACAGTGTGTAATGTGtcagagagtgtttgtgtgtatgtgtgtgtgtgtgtgggtttattTTTTGGGCTCAGGAAGCAGGTTAagcaaggaggagagagagagagagagagggtagtgaggaggaggaggaggaggatgaggatgaagggagggagcAGGATGAAAGGATGTAGGTGAgtccaggaggagaggaggcctAAATCCTCGGTGAGCTCCTGGGAGAGAAcaaggagacacacaaagagactaATGATGTGAGAAAAGGGGGAAATGCAGAAAGAGATGAGACGGACGAGCGAGGGAACGACAGATGAAGAGCGGACGGGGGGGTTAAAAAAGTGTTTGGGCAGCATAAGTCACGGGTTTatagagaacaacacaacagcagctgacAAAGAGTGTGATAGGATCAGCTCCTCGTTGGTTACACACCCACACGCCtgccctcactcacacacacaaacacacactcacactcccaCTTGCCCTCTCTTCAGCACTCCTCCATTTTACCAGCGTTCCCAGCTCGGagtgatgttttgttttggcacattttgaatttttcagcAGGCTTTACACATGGGGCTGACTTTGTGGAGCCATTAGATTCTGAAGGTGCCCGACCCACCGTGCTGTTCCTCTGTGGGTCGATCGCTCGCTGGACTCCAACCTGTGAGCCCACAAAACACGAAATGTTCCTTTTCCGACCagtggtttctgtttttttaccttGATGTGCTCTTCTCTTAGAGGTCAAGGGcatgaaatgatgaaatgttCTCGGTGATTCTGCTGCAACTATTTGTCTTTCAATCAAAGTTAACAGAAACTTGGAATGTCaaagtaatttaaaaataaaagtgatgtATTTTGTAGCATAAAAGATAAAAAGTCGACTAATTACTGGATAAAatccttgttttttttgctgagtttgtgatgttgtgttttatgttgtaaAATAATGAGAAACCTGCCATATGTCGGTTTTTGCTGCTTCTGTCATCGCTGTATAattgtctccttttttttattgtttttggcaGAGGGGGATTTATTTGCTTGTATTGGAGAGACAACAGAtgagagaggaaaataaatgatgggaggagagagatgaggaacTGTCGAAGTTGTGGATAATGAACAGCGCTTCACCAATGAGACTGTCAGGACAGGAAGTTATGGTTATAAATTTGATTTCTTGAAGACATAATCCTGCACTTTGGGAATGAGTGATGGGCATTTCTGTCACAATGCACTGATAATGTTAATCAGTAGTGTCAAATAACGGTGTACTACCTTCTCCACTCCAATTCTTAATagcagataaacaaacagagataaTCTTTGTGCagtaaaaagagagaaaatattgaACTTTGTCCATTTGACaaatttgtgtcattttaacGCATCAAATTACACAAATGTCAATGGCTGTTAACATCAAACAAGGTCTTAAAGGTGAAACGTTTAACAAATCTTTATTATGTGCACTTACTTTATGCAAACTCAGTAAAATCCTCTAATTTTTTCAATGGGATGTTTCATTTTTGTCGCCTTTTAATTGTGTTGCTTCGGCTTTATTCGGGGCTTTGTGCGTCGgtgctgtcacttcctggtcAAGCGACGTCTGACgaaggaaaacacactgacaccaaagttacatatttTACATTCCAGCATCCCGACACCTTAATGTTGCTGTTGCCATTTGTTTGCATCAACTTTATAAGATGAAAGATAGTTTTTATGGCTGACAAATAATtaaccatggcaaccaaatAACCTGCTGGTGAACATGAAAGTTGAATGAAGCTGTCCAGCTGTGTGAGTGGATCTTTTAAGCCTGTTTGAGAAGAAGCGACTTCAGAAGGAAAGTTGTGAGCTGCGAAATGGT
The sequence above is a segment of the Limanda limanda chromosome 2, fLimLim1.1, whole genome shotgun sequence genome. Coding sequences within it:
- the hapstr1b gene encoding HUWE1-associated protein modifying stress responses — protein: MEERKEEGEIQEHGPEHWFSKWERQCLAEAEQGEPSEEESEPGQQKLWHLFQNSATAVAQLYKDRVCQQQGLSLWVPFQNAATAVTNLYKESMEARQRSYELGIHLGYQRRNKEVIAWVKKRRRTIRREDLISFLCGKVPPPRTGRAPPRVAMVSASRPAPPETGSSVETDLQPFREAIALHGLSGAMASISVRSGPPGSPTHPAQSLSRRRNGLHDVDLNTFIAEEMALHLDSTANRKRGPAPCSDVITDSPTHKRNRML